In Denitratisoma sp. DHT3, one DNA window encodes the following:
- a CDS encoding cbb3-type cytochrome c oxidase subunit I has translation MDSIPNGIPRQLSRAWLWLGLAALIGSGLLAILLVFSRTPGFQDFFPLRNFFRSALIVHVDLSVAIWFMALAALLWSTVGGTRLALLSRAGLWLAALGTVLMTVSPFFPDAQPLLNNYIPVLQHPVFYASLVLCGAGFGLVLVRALITGQALASPLHLGLWLGALAGALAWFCFAASWIALPTATDHVYFERLFWAGGHTLQFQHALLMLVAWFWMARELALLPRQASAAHGALFVLAALPLLVAPYLVLTTAAGSPEQMGGFAKLMIYGHMAMLPLMALIVPALWRGRGLADPVKSALWASFVLFTVGGVLGHMIQGVNVVIPAHYHGSIVGVTLAFMGMAYVLLPQLGYRAVEGGLARWQPYVYGGGQLLHILGLAWSGGYGVQRKVAGAEQVLTSLPQKIGMGMMGLGGFIAIIGGLLFVVVCLKAMRGKAR, from the coding sequence ATGGATTCCATTCCTAATGGCATACCGCGTCAATTGAGCCGGGCCTGGCTATGGCTCGGGCTCGCGGCCTTGATCGGCTCGGGTTTGCTGGCCATCCTGCTGGTCTTCTCCCGTACGCCGGGATTCCAGGACTTCTTTCCCCTGCGCAATTTCTTTCGCTCCGCGCTGATCGTGCATGTCGATCTGTCGGTGGCGATCTGGTTCATGGCCCTGGCCGCGCTGCTGTGGAGCACGGTCGGGGGGACGCGATTGGCGCTGCTGAGCCGGGCCGGCTTGTGGCTGGCCGCGCTGGGAACGGTGCTGATGACCGTCTCGCCGTTTTTCCCCGACGCCCAGCCGCTGCTGAACAACTATATTCCGGTGCTCCAGCACCCGGTGTTCTACGCCAGCCTGGTGCTCTGTGGCGCGGGCTTCGGCCTGGTGCTGGTGCGGGCGCTGATCACCGGCCAGGCCCTGGCCTCGCCGCTGCACCTCGGGCTCTGGCTGGGCGCGCTGGCGGGCGCGCTGGCCTGGTTCTGTTTCGCCGCCTCCTGGATCGCGCTGCCGACGGCGACGGATCATGTCTATTTCGAGAGGCTGTTCTGGGCGGGTGGGCACACCCTGCAGTTCCAGCACGCGCTGTTGATGCTGGTGGCCTGGTTCTGGATGGCCCGGGAACTGGCGTTGCTGCCGCGGCAAGCGTCGGCGGCCCACGGCGCCCTGTTCGTGCTCGCCGCCCTTCCCCTGCTGGTCGCCCCCTATCTGGTGTTGACCACGGCGGCCGGCAGCCCGGAGCAGATGGGCGGGTTCGCCAAACTGATGATCTACGGGCACATGGCGATGCTGCCCCTGATGGCGCTGATCGTGCCGGCGCTGTGGCGTGGGCGCGGTCTGGCCGATCCGGTGAAGTCGGCGCTGTGGGCGTCCTTCGTGCTCTTCACCGTGGGCGGCGTGCTCGGGCACATGATCCAGGGCGTCAATGTGGTGATTCCGGCCCACTATCACGGCTCCATCGTCGGCGTGACGCTGGCCTTCATGGGTATGGCCTACGTGCTGCTGCCCCAGTTGGGCTACCGGGCGGTGGAGGGCGGGCTGGCCCGCTGGCAGCCTTATGTCTACGGCGGCGGCCAGTTGCTGCACATCCTGGGCCTGGCCTGGTCCGGCGGTTACGGCGTGCAGCGCAAGGTGGCCGGTGCCGAGCAGGTGCTGACCTCGCTGCCGCAGAAGATCGGCATGGGCATGATGGGCCTGGGTGGCTTCATCGCGATCATCGGCGGCCTGCTGTTCGTGGTGGTGTGCCTGAAGGCGATGCGGGGCAAAGCCCGCTAG
- the secF gene encoding protein translocase subunit SecF, protein MEFFRIKKDIPFMRYALVFNVISLITFVLAVVFLVGKGLHFSIEFTGGTLMEISYAQAPDLEKLRDRLRNDGFTDTQVQNFGTSRDVLIRVPLSKDAETAKVGERVMASLRTVDAANAATLKRVEFVGPQVGKELASDGALALLLVVVGIVIYLAMRFEWRFAVSAIIANLHDVVIILGFFAFFQWEFSLPVLAAVLAVLGYSVNESVVVFDRVRETFKKKRGMTTPEVLNHAITSTISRTIITHGCTQMMVTSMLIFGGEALHYFAMALTIGILFGIYSSVLVASPLVMWLGVSREQFIKVKVEKQEAVV, encoded by the coding sequence ATGGAATTCTTCCGCATCAAGAAAGACATCCCCTTCATGCGCTATGCGCTGGTGTTCAACGTGATTTCGTTGATCACCTTCGTCCTGGCCGTGGTGTTCCTGGTCGGCAAGGGGCTGCACTTCTCCATCGAGTTCACCGGCGGCACCCTGATGGAAATCAGCTACGCCCAGGCGCCCGACCTCGAGAAGCTGCGCGACCGGTTGCGCAACGACGGCTTCACCGACACCCAGGTGCAGAACTTCGGCACCTCGCGCGACGTGCTGATCCGCGTGCCCCTGTCCAAGGATGCCGAGACCGCCAAGGTCGGTGAGCGGGTAATGGCCTCCCTCCGCACCGTGGACGCCGCCAATGCGGCGACCCTGAAGCGAGTGGAGTTCGTTGGTCCCCAGGTCGGCAAAGAGCTCGCCTCCGACGGGGCGCTCGCCCTGCTGCTGGTGGTGGTCGGCATCGTCATTTACCTGGCGATGCGCTTCGAATGGCGCTTCGCGGTTTCCGCCATCATCGCCAACCTGCACGACGTGGTGATCATCCTTGGCTTCTTCGCCTTCTTCCAGTGGGAGTTCTCCCTGCCGGTGCTGGCCGCCGTGCTGGCGGTGCTGGGCTACTCGGTGAACGAGTCGGTGGTGGTTTTCGACCGGGTGCGTGAAACCTTCAAGAAGAAGCGCGGCATGACCACGCCCGAGGTGCTCAACCACGCGATCACAAGTACCATCTCGCGGACCATCATCACCCACGGCTGCACCCAGATGATGGTCACCTCGATGCTGATCTTCGGCGGCGAGGCTCTGCACTACTTCGCCATGGCGCTGACCATCGGCATTCTGTTCGGCATCTACTCCTCGGTGCTGGTGGCCAGCCCCCTGGTGATGTGGCTGGGCGTCTCCCGCGAGCAGTTCATCAAGGTGAAGGTGGAAAAGCAGGAAGCCGTGGTCTGA
- the secD gene encoding protein translocase subunit SecD: protein MNRYPLWKNATVIIALVLGLLYTLPNFFGEAPAVQVSSVRATIKVDTALMSKVEDILQSAGIAATGLHADPNSIRVRLIDTDTQLKAKDVIEKALNPDPANAAYSVALNLVSNSPEWLTSMHALPMYLGLDLRGGVHFLLQVDMKGALTKRLDATAADLRSLLREKNVRHLGINRDGMTLAIKFRDAETRNKARTAIANQQPDLTLADGQEGADLKLVATLKPQAGKSIQEFAIKQNITTLHNRINELGVAEPVIQQQGADRIVVQLPGVQDTAKAKDILGRTATLELRMVDDEASANPTVMEAAAQGQLPAGTEYYVERGGRPLLVKKQVMLTGERLTDAQPGFDGQSHEPAVHLTLDSAGARIFKDLTRENVGKRMAILLVEKGKGEVVTAPVIRTEIGGGRVQISGRMSTQEASDVALLLRAGSLAAPMEIVEERTIGPSLGAENINKGLHSTMWGFAAIAVFMMIYYLLFGFISVLALSANLLFLVALLSLLQATLTLPGIAAIALALGMAIDANVLINERVREELRNGATPQASILAGYERAWATILDSNVTTLIAGIALLIFGSGPVRGFAVVHCLGILTSLFSSVVVSRALVNLIYGRRKKLASLSIGQIWKPGIAAK, encoded by the coding sequence ATGAACCGCTACCCCCTCTGGAAAAACGCCACCGTCATCATCGCGCTGGTCCTGGGCCTGCTCTACACCCTCCCCAACTTCTTCGGCGAGGCGCCGGCGGTGCAGGTCTCCAGCGTCAGAGCCACGATCAAGGTGGACACCGCGCTGATGTCCAAGGTGGAGGACATTCTCCAGTCCGCCGGCATCGCCGCCACCGGGCTCCACGCCGACCCCAACAGCATCCGGGTACGCCTGATCGACACCGACACCCAGCTCAAGGCCAAGGACGTCATCGAGAAGGCGCTCAACCCCGACCCGGCCAACGCCGCCTACAGCGTGGCCCTGAACCTGGTGTCGAACTCGCCCGAATGGCTGACCTCGATGCACGCGCTGCCCATGTATCTGGGCCTCGACCTGCGCGGCGGCGTGCATTTCCTGCTCCAGGTGGACATGAAGGGGGCGCTGACCAAGCGGCTGGACGCCACCGCCGCCGACCTGCGCAGCCTGCTGCGGGAAAAGAACGTGCGTCACCTGGGCATCAATCGCGACGGCATGACCCTGGCGATCAAGTTCCGCGACGCCGAGACCCGCAACAAGGCCCGCACCGCCATCGCCAACCAGCAGCCGGACCTGACGCTGGCCGACGGCCAGGAGGGCGCCGACCTGAAACTGGTGGCCACCCTCAAGCCGCAGGCCGGCAAGAGCATCCAGGAATTCGCGATCAAGCAGAACATCACCACGCTCCACAACCGGATCAACGAACTGGGCGTCGCCGAGCCGGTGATCCAGCAGCAGGGCGCCGACCGCATCGTGGTGCAGCTGCCCGGCGTGCAGGACACCGCCAAGGCCAAGGACATCCTGGGCCGCACCGCCACCCTGGAACTGCGCATGGTGGACGACGAGGCCAGCGCCAACCCGACCGTGATGGAAGCCGCGGCCCAGGGCCAGCTGCCGGCCGGCACCGAGTACTACGTGGAGCGCGGCGGCCGGCCGCTGCTGGTGAAAAAGCAGGTGATGCTCACCGGCGAGCGCCTCACCGACGCCCAGCCCGGCTTCGACGGCCAGAGCCACGAACCGGCGGTGCATCTGACCCTGGATTCCGCCGGCGCCCGCATCTTCAAGGATCTGACGCGGGAGAACGTCGGCAAGCGGATGGCCATCCTGCTGGTGGAAAAGGGCAAGGGCGAGGTGGTCACCGCCCCAGTGATCCGCACCGAGATCGGCGGCGGCCGGGTGCAGATCTCCGGCCGCATGAGTACCCAGGAAGCCAGCGACGTGGCGCTGCTGCTGCGCGCCGGCTCCCTGGCCGCGCCGATGGAGATCGTCGAGGAGCGCACCATCGGCCCCAGCCTCGGCGCCGAGAACATCAACAAGGGCCTGCACTCGACGATGTGGGGCTTCGCCGCCATCGCCGTGTTCATGATGATCTACTACCTGCTGTTCGGCTTCATCTCGGTGCTGGCGCTGTCGGCCAACCTGCTGTTCCTGGTGGCGCTGCTCTCGCTGTTGCAGGCCACCCTGACCCTGCCCGGCATCGCCGCCATCGCCCTGGCGCTTGGCATGGCCATCGACGCCAACGTGCTGATCAACGAGCGGGTGCGCGAGGAACTGCGCAACGGCGCCACGCCCCAGGCGTCCATTCTGGCCGGCTACGAGCGGGCCTGGGCGACGATCCTGGACTCCAACGTGACCACCCTGATCGCCGGCATCGCCCTGCTGATCTTCGGCTCCGGCCCGGTACGCGGTTTCGCCGTGGTGCATTGCCTGGGCATTCTGACCTCGCTGTTCAGCTCGGTGGTGGTCTCCCGCGCCCTGGTGAACCTGATCTACGGCCGGCGCAAGAAACTCGCCAGCCTGTCGATCGGCCAGATCTGGAAACCCGGCATCGCCGCCAAATAA
- the yajC gene encoding preprotein translocase subunit YajC has translation MLISNAYAQAAAPAADPTGGLMSILPLALMFVVLWFLMIRPQMKKAKEHQKMVGELQKGDEVVTQGGMAGRVTKVGENFLTLAVADLKEGPVEILVQKSSVGALLPKGTLKNL, from the coding sequence GTGCTGATCTCAAACGCCTACGCCCAAGCCGCCGCCCCCGCCGCCGATCCCACCGGCGGTCTGATGAGCATCCTGCCCCTGGCCCTGATGTTCGTCGTGCTCTGGTTCCTGATGATCCGGCCGCAGATGAAAAAGGCCAAGGAGCACCAGAAGATGGTCGGCGAACTGCAAAAGGGCGACGAAGTGGTGACCCAGGGCGGCATGGCCGGCCGCGTCACCAAGGTGGGCGAGAATTTCCTGACCCTGGCCGTCGCCGATCTCAAGGAAGGCCCGGTGGAGATCCTGGTGCAGAAGAGCTCGGTCGGCGCCCTGCTGCCCAAGGGCACACTGAAAAACCTGTGA
- the tgt gene encoding tRNA guanosine(34) transglycosylase Tgt → MRFDLLAHAGAARRGRLTLAHGVVETPVFMPVGTYGTVKAMAPNELEEIGARIVLGNTFHLWLRPGLDIIRAHGGLHRFMGWERPILTDSGGFQVFSLGDLRKITEEGVKFQSPINGDRLFMRPEDSMQIQHVLNSDVVMIFDECTPYPATERQAGDSMRLSLRWARRSRDEHDRLGNANALFGIVQGGMYEPLRDESLAGLTEIGFDGYAIGGLSVGEPKEDFARILAHTAPRLPRHKPRYLMGVGTPEDIVYAVSQGIDMFDCVMPTRNARNGWLFTRWGDVKIKNASHKSDARPLDETCGCYTCRHFTRAYLHHLHRIGEILGARLNTIHNLFYYQTLMAELRLAIESGDLAGTIAEFHRNRARGPL, encoded by the coding sequence ATGCGATTTGACCTGCTCGCCCACGCCGGCGCCGCCCGGCGCGGGCGCCTGACCCTGGCCCATGGCGTGGTGGAGACCCCGGTCTTCATGCCAGTGGGCACCTACGGCACGGTGAAAGCCATGGCCCCCAACGAACTGGAGGAGATCGGCGCCCGCATCGTGCTGGGCAACACCTTCCACCTCTGGCTGCGCCCGGGGCTGGACATCATCCGCGCCCACGGCGGGCTGCACCGCTTCATGGGCTGGGAACGGCCGATCCTCACCGACTCCGGCGGCTTCCAGGTGTTCAGCTTGGGCGACCTGCGCAAGATCACCGAGGAGGGCGTCAAGTTCCAGTCGCCGATCAACGGCGACCGGCTGTTCATGCGCCCCGAGGACTCGATGCAGATCCAGCACGTGCTGAACTCGGACGTGGTGATGATCTTCGACGAATGCACGCCTTACCCCGCCACGGAACGGCAGGCCGGCGACTCGATGCGCCTTTCGCTGCGCTGGGCGCGGCGCTCGCGCGACGAGCACGACCGCCTGGGCAACGCCAACGCCCTGTTCGGCATCGTCCAGGGGGGCATGTACGAACCCCTGCGCGACGAGTCGCTGGCCGGTCTGACGGAGATCGGCTTCGACGGCTACGCCATCGGCGGCCTCTCGGTGGGCGAGCCGAAGGAGGACTTCGCCCGCATCCTGGCCCACACCGCGCCGCGCCTGCCGCGCCACAAGCCGCGCTACCTGATGGGGGTGGGCACGCCGGAGGACATCGTGTATGCGGTGAGCCAGGGCATCGACATGTTCGACTGCGTGATGCCCACCCGCAACGCCAGGAACGGCTGGCTGTTCACCCGCTGGGGCGACGTCAAGATCAAGAACGCCAGCCACAAGAGCGACGCCCGCCCGCTCGACGAGACTTGCGGCTGCTACACCTGCCGCCATTTCACCCGCGCCTACCTGCACCATCTGCACCGCATCGGCGAGATTCTGGGCGCCCGGCTGAACACCATCCACAACCTGTTCTATTACCAGACCCTGATGGCCGAGCTGCGGCTCGCCATCGAGAGCGGCGACCTCGCCGGGACGATTGCCGAATTCCATCGGAATCGGGCCCGGGGGCCGCTATAA
- the queA gene encoding tRNA preQ1(34) S-adenosylmethionine ribosyltransferase-isomerase QueA gives MPTLDDFDYPLPPERIAQAPLAERAASRLLVMEGRRLRDRAIRDLPDLLLPGDLLVMNDTRVIHARLLGRKIGAVPEGNPAEVNLGGAVEVLLERPLADATEVLAQVRASKSPKPGSRLLLEDALTVEVLGREGEFYRLRFPGDALALAERHGRLPLPPYIERAAGDADESRYQTVFARERGSVAAPTAGLHFDQTLLESLRARGVETAHVTLHVGAGTFQPVRVQQLSEHRMHRERWQLPQATVDAIAACRARGGRVVAVGTTSLRTLESAALAGELKAGGGETDLFVTPGFRFRVVDLLLTNFHLPRSTLLMLVSAFGGMDHIRAAYRHAIEHEYRFFSYGDAMLIHRNPDDAI, from the coding sequence ATGCCGACTCTCGACGATTTCGATTACCCGTTGCCGCCGGAACGCATCGCCCAGGCCCCCCTGGCCGAGCGCGCCGCCAGCCGTCTATTGGTAATGGAAGGCCGGCGTCTGCGGGACCGCGCCATCCGCGACCTGCCCGACCTGCTGCTGCCGGGAGACCTGCTGGTGATGAACGACACCCGCGTGATCCATGCCCGCCTGCTGGGCCGCAAGATCGGGGCCGTCCCTGAAGGGAACCCCGCCGAGGTTAACCTCGGCGGGGCGGTGGAGGTGCTGCTGGAGCGCCCGCTGGCGGATGCGACCGAAGTGCTGGCCCAGGTGCGGGCCAGCAAGTCGCCGAAGCCCGGCAGCCGCCTGCTGCTGGAGGATGCGCTGACGGTGGAGGTGCTGGGCCGGGAGGGGGAGTTCTATCGCCTGCGCTTTCCCGGCGACGCCCTGGCGCTGGCCGAGCGCCACGGCCGCCTGCCGCTGCCCCCCTACATCGAGCGCGCCGCCGGCGATGCCGACGAGTCGCGCTACCAGACGGTGTTCGCCCGCGAGCGTGGCTCCGTGGCGGCGCCCACGGCCGGCCTGCACTTCGACCAGACGCTGCTGGAAAGCCTGCGCGCACGGGGCGTCGAGACCGCCCACGTCACCCTGCACGTGGGCGCCGGCACCTTCCAGCCGGTGCGGGTCCAGCAATTGTCGGAACACCGGATGCACCGCGAACGCTGGCAACTGCCCCAGGCCACCGTGGATGCCATCGCCGCCTGCCGCGCGCGCGGCGGCCGCGTGGTGGCGGTGGGCACCACCAGCCTGCGCACCCTGGAATCGGCGGCGCTGGCGGGAGAACTCAAGGCCGGCGGCGGCGAGACGGACCTGTTCGTCACGCCGGGCTTCCGCTTCCGCGTGGTGGACCTGCTGCTGACCAACTTCCATCTGCCCAGGTCGACGCTGTTGATGCTGGTCTCGGCCTTTGGCGGCATGGACCACATCCGCGCCGCCTATCGTCATGCGATCGAGCATGAATACCGTTTCTTCAGCTATGGCGACGCCATGCTGATCCACCGGAACCCCGACGATGCGATTTGA
- a CDS encoding TonB-dependent receptor — MKQRTLAVLLAALPALPLVSMAQEAKKLSPLVITAPAADSQSPGGVPVDGQGLRSLRAATSDTASLLTDVPGVSLYGAGGVSSLPAIHGLADDRLRIKVDGMDLIASCPNHMNPALSYVDPTNVGNIKVYAGISPVSVGGDSIGGSIIVETSAPKFAAPGQGSLLEGEVGAFYRSNGNASGANLSMTYATDSFNISYSGASAKSDNYKAGGDYRNFAVTAATNPANAAAGVPYLRKLGSTEVGSTAYETRNHTLGVAFKGGDHLIEAKLGYQDMPYQLYPNQRMDMLNNEQLRLNLRYLGQFGWGNLEARAYHEKVDHFMDFGQDKLYSYGKLLNLYPVNGMPMYTKGKTNGASAKADIGLNPRDLLRLGAEWQTYRLDDWWPPAPDCGYTGAVANCTGGMAPDTFWNVRNGKRDRMAIYGEWEAAWSAAWQTLAGLRYERVKTDSDDIQGYNTGMMYASSVVGTRQAWNDLDRKRADNNVDVTLLARNTVDSHKTFEYGFAQKTRSPNLYERSPWSTNSMVMEMNNFVGDGNGYVGNPDLKPEVARTLSITGDWHSEDRSYELKITPYYTAVKDYIDAVRRPTSGTDQNATRTTGFVKLSYANQTARLYGIDISGRMPLGKTGIGDFGLKGLLNYTNGKNTDTGDDLYNIMPLNTKLALTHQSGSWSNSAELVAVKSKNDVSDVRNEIKTPGYSLINLRGSYSMQKLRFDFGIENLFDRKYYLPLGGAYVGEGATMSLNNEAGIVRPANPGVGGSYGTSGSASMWGTAVPGLGRTFYAGITYKF; from the coding sequence ATGAAGCAACGAACCCTGGCCGTGCTGCTGGCCGCACTACCCGCGCTACCTCTTGTGTCGATGGCGCAGGAAGCCAAGAAATTGAGTCCGCTGGTCATCACCGCGCCGGCCGCCGACAGCCAGTCGCCCGGCGGCGTGCCGGTCGATGGCCAGGGCCTGCGCTCCCTGCGCGCCGCCACCAGCGATACCGCGAGTTTGCTCACGGATGTGCCCGGGGTTTCACTCTACGGCGCCGGCGGCGTCTCCAGCCTGCCGGCCATCCACGGCTTGGCCGACGACAGGTTGCGCATCAAGGTGGATGGCATGGACCTGATCGCCTCCTGCCCGAACCACATGAACCCGGCGCTGTCCTACGTCGATCCGACCAACGTCGGCAACATTAAGGTGTATGCCGGCATTTCGCCGGTGAGCGTCGGCGGCGACAGCATCGGCGGCAGCATCATTGTCGAAACGTCCGCGCCGAAATTCGCCGCGCCCGGCCAGGGCAGCCTGCTCGAGGGCGAGGTCGGCGCCTTCTACCGCAGCAATGGCAATGCCTCCGGCGCTAACCTCTCAATGACCTACGCCACCGATTCATTCAACATCAGCTATTCCGGCGCGTCCGCCAAGTCGGACAACTACAAGGCGGGCGGCGACTATCGGAACTTTGCCGTGACGGCCGCGACCAACCCGGCCAATGCCGCCGCGGGCGTACCCTATCTGCGCAAACTCGGTTCGACAGAAGTCGGCTCGACGGCGTACGAAACGCGCAACCACACGCTGGGCGTCGCCTTCAAAGGCGGCGATCACCTGATCGAAGCCAAGCTCGGCTATCAGGACATGCCCTACCAACTCTATCCGAACCAGCGGATGGACATGCTAAACAATGAACAGTTGCGCCTGAATCTGCGCTATCTCGGCCAGTTCGGCTGGGGCAATCTGGAAGCCCGCGCCTACCATGAAAAGGTGGATCACTTCATGGACTTCGGGCAGGACAAGCTCTATAGCTACGGCAAGCTGCTCAATCTGTACCCTGTCAATGGCATGCCGATGTACACCAAGGGCAAGACCAATGGCGCATCCGCCAAGGCGGATATCGGTCTCAACCCGCGCGATCTGCTGCGGCTCGGCGCCGAATGGCAGACCTACCGGCTCGACGACTGGTGGCCGCCGGCACCCGACTGCGGCTATACGGGAGCCGTTGCCAACTGTACCGGCGGCATGGCGCCCGACACGTTCTGGAACGTCCGCAATGGCAAGCGCGACCGCATGGCCATCTACGGCGAGTGGGAAGCTGCATGGAGCGCGGCCTGGCAAACGCTTGCCGGCCTGCGTTACGAGCGGGTCAAGACAGACAGCGACGATATCCAGGGTTACAACACCGGCATGATGTACGCCAGCAGCGTGGTCGGCACGCGGCAAGCATGGAATGACTTGGATCGAAAGCGCGCCGACAACAATGTCGATGTCACCCTGCTGGCGCGCAACACAGTGGATAGCCATAAAACCTTCGAATACGGCTTTGCCCAGAAGACCCGTTCGCCCAATCTCTATGAGCGCTCCCCGTGGTCCACCAACAGCATGGTGATGGAGATGAACAACTTCGTCGGCGACGGCAACGGCTATGTCGGCAATCCCGATCTCAAGCCGGAAGTGGCGCGGACCCTGAGCATCACCGGCGACTGGCACAGCGAGGATCGCAGCTACGAGTTGAAGATCACGCCCTACTACACGGCGGTGAAAGACTACATCGACGCCGTGCGGCGGCCGACGAGCGGGACGGACCAGAACGCCACCAGAACGACCGGCTTCGTGAAGCTTTCTTACGCCAACCAGACGGCCCGTCTCTACGGCATCGACATTTCCGGCCGCATGCCGCTCGGCAAGACCGGCATCGGCGATTTCGGCTTGAAGGGGTTGCTCAATTACACGAACGGCAAGAACACCGACACGGGTGATGATCTCTACAACATCATGCCGCTCAACACCAAGCTGGCTCTGACGCATCAGAGTGGCAGTTGGAGCAACAGCGCCGAACTGGTGGCGGTGAAATCCAAGAACGATGTCTCCGATGTGCGCAACGAGATCAAGACGCCGGGCTACAGCCTGATCAACCTGCGCGGCAGCTATTCCATGCAGAAGCTGCGTTTCGACTTCGGCATCGAGAATCTTTTCGACCGCAAGTATTACCTGCCCTTGGGCGGCGCCTATGTCGGAGAGGGGGCCACCATGTCCCTCAACAACGAAGCAGGCATCGTCCGCCCCGCCAACCCAGGGGTTGGCGGTTCTTATGGCACCTCAGGCTCGGCGTCGATGTGGGGTACTGCTGTTCCCGGCCTTGGTCGGACGTTCTACGCCGGCATCACTTACAAGTTCTGA
- a CDS encoding energy transducer TonB, with amino-acid sequence MAGNIITRKPRVLALLLVVALHALVLWGLLRQRLPLTAADAVSVTVSVIVPPADVPAHKANTPPPRPPVSRPPSPETPPPAIVAGAPSAISVPAAEASPAVVPAAAPSEPVRLGGELSAHCPARVAPEYPFISRRLGEEGSVLLQVELDAQGRVDAARIVTSSGHARLDEAALLAVRGWRCTPAQRNGQAVRSIAQQPFEFVLQRNRP; translated from the coding sequence ATGGCAGGCAACATCATCACAAGGAAACCGCGCGTCCTGGCGCTGCTGCTGGTCGTCGCTCTGCATGCGCTCGTCCTCTGGGGGCTGTTGCGTCAGCGCCTTCCGCTTACCGCCGCGGATGCAGTATCCGTCACCGTATCCGTGATCGTGCCGCCGGCCGACGTGCCGGCGCACAAGGCGAACACACCTCCGCCGCGGCCGCCTGTCTCGCGGCCTCCATCGCCTGAAACGCCGCCGCCGGCGATTGTGGCGGGTGCGCCCTCCGCGATTTCCGTGCCGGCAGCCGAGGCATCGCCGGCCGTGGTTCCGGCCGCCGCGCCGTCAGAGCCCGTCAGATTGGGCGGCGAACTCTCCGCCCATTGTCCGGCGCGGGTGGCGCCGGAATACCCCTTCATCTCCCGGCGCCTGGGCGAGGAGGGCAGCGTGCTGCTGCAAGTCGAACTCGATGCGCAGGGCCGGGTGGATGCCGCGCGGATCGTGACATCGAGCGGCCATGCCCGTCTCGACGAGGCCGCGCTGCTGGCCGTGCGCGGGTGGCGCTGCACCCCCGCGCAGCGCAACGGCCAGGCGGTCCGTTCCATCGCCCAGCAGCCGTTCGAGTTCGTCCTGCAGCGCAATCGGCCCTAA
- a CDS encoding zinc-binding alcohol dehydrogenase family protein encodes MKAVVLQRVGDPSQLIHQEVPTPAVTPGHVLVRVHACGVGYRDVIDRRGDVPMIRTPIIPGHEFAGEVVAVGAGVARWVVGDRVLNLYTASCGHCEHCLGGDERRCRAGGEAFGLTADGGYAEYALAHERALERLLPEIPYDVAATLYSATGVGFNNTAHAARVEPGERVLVTGASGGVGSAALQTAKLLGAEVWAVTSSPAKADGLRALGADHVVVNGAGDFHKQVLAETGGQGVDAAIDCVGTPTLNGCLRSLRPYGRVVVVGNVDARRFELNLGYILVRGLSIIGSDNVTRAALRQVMALVRDGRIEPLIHARLPLAEAAEAHRLLEARGASGRVVLIP; translated from the coding sequence ATGAAGGCGGTCGTCTTGCAGCGGGTGGGTGACCCGTCCCAACTGATCCATCAGGAAGTGCCGACACCCGCGGTGACGCCGGGCCACGTGCTGGTGCGGGTCCATGCCTGCGGCGTCGGCTATCGCGATGTGATCGACCGGCGCGGCGACGTGCCGATGATCCGCACGCCCATCATTCCCGGCCATGAATTCGCCGGCGAGGTCGTGGCGGTGGGCGCCGGCGTGGCGCGCTGGGTGGTGGGCGACCGGGTGCTGAACCTCTATACCGCCAGTTGCGGCCACTGCGAACATTGCCTGGGCGGCGACGAGCGCCGCTGCCGCGCCGGCGGCGAAGCCTTCGGCCTCACCGCCGACGGCGGCTATGCCGAATACGCGCTGGCCCACGAGCGGGCGCTGGAGCGGCTGTTGCCGGAGATTCCCTACGACGTGGCGGCGACGCTCTACTCGGCCACCGGCGTCGGCTTCAACAACACCGCCCATGCCGCGCGGGTGGAACCGGGCGAGCGGGTACTGGTCACCGGTGCCAGCGGCGGGGTCGGCTCCGCCGCGTTGCAGACCGCCAAGCTGCTGGGCGCCGAGGTCTGGGCCGTCACCTCCAGTCCAGCCAAGGCCGACGGCTTGCGTGCGCTGGGTGCCGATCACGTGGTCGTCAATGGCGCCGGCGACTTCCACAAGCAGGTGCTGGCGGAAACCGGCGGGCAGGGCGTGGATGCGGCCATCGACTGCGTCGGCACGCCCACCCTCAACGGCTGTCTGCGCAGCCTGCGCCCCTACGGCCGGGTGGTGGTGGTGGGCAACGTGGATGCCCGGCGCTTCGAGCTGAACCTCGGCTACATCCTGGTGCGCGGCCTGTCCATCATCGGTTCCGACAACGTGACGCGCGCGGCCCTGCGCCAGGTGATGGCGCTGGTGCGCGACGGCCGCATCGAGCCGCTGATCCATGCCCGTCTGCCATTGGCCGAGGCCGCCGAGGCCCACCGCCTGCTGGAGGCCCGCGGCGCCAGCGGCCGCGTGGTGCTGATTCCTTGA